One region of Juglans microcarpa x Juglans regia isolate MS1-56 chromosome 7S, Jm3101_v1.0, whole genome shotgun sequence genomic DNA includes:
- the LOC121241258 gene encoding P-loop NTPase domain-containing protein LPA1 homolog 1-like, which yields MAEVAKVLYIVVEDVEDKREKERESFRYTRPVLQSTLQLMGCKARHAFKISQRVFELIRSENPCDPLLPEVTSTPMLDASAGLEKLNGCPTSNCLGKTKVGSHLVAARDERIQAVPFELYKRRKTVVIRRETFLNVVCDALAEYKYVGPNQRADLVLACRIRERKESVTILLCGTSGCGKSTLSALLGSRLGITTVISTDSIRHMMRSFVDEKQNPLLWASTYHAGEFLDPVAVAEAKARRKAKKLAGITHSVPKDELADGSTTEISDTRSSKVGSSPTELISPKQMAIEGFKAQSEMVIDSLDRLITGWEERKESVVVEGVHLSLNFVMGLMKKHPSIIPFMIYITNEDKHLERFAVRAKYMTLDPAKNKYVKYIRNIRTIQEYLCKRADKHLVPKINNTNVDRSVAAIHATVFSCLRRCEAGEQLYDPTTNTVTVIDEEYRNQCAANSLSSKGMFQLIQRKGSSRDLMALVNTDGSVAKAWPVDSVDSNGKPILGHGTQIGKAELVNLQFGLYGISAWPSDGGTSRAGSVDESRADGTDTGSRYLSSCCSSPRISDGPSKELKEELSVHGSDEEVDDLAEAGSDDDLSDVDHEDVLEEIGSVDEESTKSDEEYEDLAMQDMQENGYWSDNDEGAKDKLAPVSKDQNLELYHRTKSEPLSELCSYSLLVEKNESRMPSGNLKMRTRSLSIPAHRKHGSFMGGPILSGASQG from the exons ATGGCGGAGGTGGCTAAAGTTCTGTACATAGTGGTGGAGGATGTAGAAGACaagcgagagaaagagagagagtcgtTTAGGTACACGCGCCCGGTTCTGCAGAGTACCCTGCAGCTCATGGGATGTAAAGCTCGGCATGCGTTTAAG ATAAGCCAACGAGTTTTTGAATTGATAAGAAGTGAAAATCCATGTGATCCTTTGCTTCCAGAAGTAACGAGCACGCCAATGTTGGATGCTTCAGCAGGTCTTGAGAAGTTAAATGGTTGTCCTACCAGTAATTGCCTGGGCAAAACAAAAGTGGGCAGCCATTTGGTTGCAGCGAGAGATGAAAGAATTCAGGCTGTGCCATTTGAATTGTACAAAAGACGAAAGACAGTTGTTATTAGAAGGGAGACTTTCCTAAACGTTGTCTGTGATGCTCTGGCTGAGTATAAGTATGTGGGTCCCAACCAGAGGGCAGATTTGGTTTTGGCATGCAG AATCCGAGAAAGGAAAGAATCGGTAACTATCTTGTTGTGTGGCACAAGTGGCTGTGGCAAGTCTACGTTGTCAGCATTGCTG GGTAGTAGGTTGGGGATCACTACAGTTATATCAACTGATTCAATCCGTCATATGATGAGAAGTTTTGTAGATGAAAAGCAAAACCCTCTACTCTGGGCTTCAACCTACCATGCAGGGGAGTTCTTGGATCCTGTGGCTGTTGCAGAAGCAAAGGCCAGAAGGAAAGCAAAAAAACTGGCTGGCATTACGCACTCAGTTCCCAAGGATGAACTAGCTGACGGTTCTACTACTGAGATATCTGATACTAGATCCTCAAAGGTGGGTTCTAGCCCAACTGAATTAATCAGTCCAAAGCAGATGGCCATTGAAGGATTTAAGGCGCAAAGTGAGATGGTAATTGACAGTCTTGATCGGCTGATCACTGGATGGGAAGAGCGAAAAGAATCAGTAGTTGTTGAGGGTGTTCACTTGAGCCTTAATTTTGTG ATGGGGCTTATGAAGAAACATCCTTCTATCATACCATTCATGATATACATAACAAATGAGGACAAACACTTGGAACGATTTGCTGTACGTGCTAAATATATGACACTGGACCCTGCAAAAAACAAGTATGTGAAGTATATCCGAAACATCAGAACAATCCAGGAATATCTCTGCAAGCGAGCTGACAAGCATCTTGTCCCCAAAATAAACAATACCAATGTTGATAGGAGTGTAGCAGCCATCCATGCTACTGTTTTCAGTTGCCTTCGAAGGTGTGAGGCTGGGGAACAGCTTTATGATCCTACCACAAACACTGTTACTGTGATTGATGAGGAGTACAGGAACCAGTGTGCTGCAAATTCATTGAGCTCCAAGGGAATGTTTCAACTGATTCAGAGGAAAGGTTCCTCTAGGGATCTCATGGCTCTTGTTAATACTGATGGATCTGTCGCAAAGGCTTGGCCTGTGGATTCAGTCGATAGTAATGGGAAGCCCATTTTGGGCCATGGGACTCAGATTGGCAAGGCTGAACTGGTTAATCTTCAGTTTGGTCTCTATGGAATCAGTGCCTGGCCCAGTGATGGTGGCACTAGTCGTGCTGGAAGTGTTGATGAGTCAAGGGCTGATGGGACTGATACTGGTAGTAGATATTTATCTTCTTGCTGCAGCTCGCCAAGGATTTCAGATGGACCTTCCAAGGAG cTAAAGGAGGAGCTGTCAGTGCATGGCAGTGATGAAGAGGTTGACGATCTGGCGGAGGCAGGTAGTGATGATGATCTAAGTGATGTTGATCACGAAGATGTCCTTGAAGAG ATTGGTTCGGTCGACGAGGAGTCTACAAAATCGGATGAAGAGTATGAGGATCTGGCAATGCAGGACATGCAGGAGAATGGCTACTGGTCAGATAATGATGAGGGGGCCAAAGATAAGCTTGCGCCTGTTTCCAAGGACCAAAACCTGGAGCTCTATCATAGAACCAAAAGTGAGCCTTTGTCGGAGCTGTGCTCTTACTCATTGCTTGTGGAGAAAAATGAGAGTAGAATGCCTTCTGGCAATCTCAAAATGAGAACACGATCCCTAAGCATTCCAGCCCACAGAAAGCATGGGTCGTTTATGGGAGGCCCTATTCTTTCAGGGGCTTCTCAAGGGTAA